The window CGGAGAACACGACGAGGAGGACGGCGACTGCGGCGACAAACCCAACGACGATCGTCCGCAGGTCGCCCAAATCGAGACGCATCAGTTATCAGTTCGCCAATATCGGGGACACTGCTTGAAGCCAACGAAGACCGTTCGGCTTTTTTCTCGGCGCGACAGAACGATCGATATGGACGAACGGGCCGCGCTCAAATTACTGGCGGGCAAACTCCCCGACGCGGGTGACGACGCGGCGGTCGTGGACGGATTAGTCTTAACGACCGACATGCTCCACGAGACGACGGACTTCCCCTCCGGGACGACACGGTACACCGCCGGGTGGCGTGCGGTTGGTGCCTCCCTCTCGGACATTGCGTCGATGGGGGCACAAGCAGTCGCTGCCGTCGCTGTCTACGCCGCACCCGAATTCGAGCCGGACGAGCTCGAATCCTTCGTGACTGGTGCGAGCGACGTCTGCGAATCGGTCGATGCGCGCTACGTCGGCGGCGACCTCGATACGTTTGGAGAGTTCACGACGACGACGACCGCGCTCGGCCGAACCGACAGCCCGATTACTCGGTCCGGTGCACAGCCAGGGGACGTTCTCTGCGTGACTGGAACGCTGGGACGGAGCGGCGCGGCACTTCGATTGTTCGATCGAGGCGAAACCGAACGAGCAAACGAGCTCTTTCGATTCGAGCCGCGCGTGGCGGCGGGGCGAGCCCTCGCACCGCACGCGTCAGCGATGATGGACTCTAGTGATGGCCTCGCACGGTCGGTTCACCAACTGTCGGAGGCCAG of the Haladaptatus caseinilyticus genome contains:
- the thiL gene encoding thiamine-phosphate kinase, giving the protein MDERAALKLLAGKLPDAGDDAAVVDGLVLTTDMLHETTDFPSGTTRYTAGWRAVGASLSDIASMGAQAVAAVAVYAAPEFEPDELESFVTGASDVCESVDARYVGGDLDTFGEFTTTTTALGRTDSPITRSGAQPGDVLCVTGTLGRSGAALRLFDRGETERANELFRFEPRVAAGRALAPHASAMMDSSDGLARSVHQLSEASGCGFELDGEAIPVAESVRDVAEDEDDKQTLSLFFGEDFELVFTIPEKAVSEARTASPTSVSVIGEVTASGVTMDGEPLPDRGYTHGQEMI